A section of the Lepus europaeus isolate LE1 chromosome 19, mLepTim1.pri, whole genome shotgun sequence genome encodes:
- the LOC133747616 gene encoding radial spoke head protein 6 homolog A-like, giving the protein MGDQPPDPEYPSRQPWSRQGSQGSEPRRSGELSQPQALSEEARQMLLSEARASQDSRSSLPRHSLRWSQGAGLPLNENLPMMAPDARATSLEYPTGLGFPPEFQAQGYMSEGRVSAGEHTTQLLLQQLQQGSGGLFQQFESPYQDPRANLGQFSFYPREEQFGEDTPHGPYLRDDPALPFLPSDLGFVPFHGEMPEPHPRELAVQNAKAYLLQTSVGCELSLYEHLVNLLTKILNQRPEDPLSILEFLNRTTQSEWFHPKVDTLQDDPEMQPTFEMAEKQKSLFSRGGGGEGEQEMEEEVTETVVPNIMEAAFYFQQAGVGLSADESFRIFLAMKQLAEQQPVHTCRFWGKVLGLSRSYVVAEVEFREGEEEAEEEEAEELLEGGDVLEPHSEEEAEEDEEKAAAAPPQPTWRPPPATPREESRTGANKYLYFVCSEPGRPWARLPHVTPAQIVQARKIKKFFTGHLDAPVLSYPPFPGNEANYLRAQIARISAATHISPLGFYQFGEEEGDEEEEGGAGRDSFEENPDFEGIPVLELVDSMANWVHHAQHILPQEKALKRQLEEEQKLKPGGKP; this is encoded by the exons ATGGGGGACCAGCCGCCTGACCCCGAGTACCCCTCCCGCCAGCCCTGGAGCCGGCAGGGTTCCCAGGGCTCGGAGCCGCGGCGCAGCGGGGAGCTCTcgcagccccaggccctgtcgGAGGAGGCGCGGCAGATGCTGCTGTCCGAGGCGCGGGCCAGCCAGGACAGCCGCTCCAGCCTCCCCCGGCACAGCCTCCGCTGGTCCCAGGGCGCCGGGCTGCCCCTAAACGAGAACCTGCCCATGATGGCCCCGGACGCCCGGGCGACCAGCCTGGAGTACCCCACGGGGCTGGGCTTCCCCCCGGAGTTCCAGGCCCAGGGCTACATGAGCGAGGGCAGGGTCTCGGCCGGCGAGCACACcacccagctgctgctgcagcagctccagcaggGCTCCGGCGGCCTCTTCCAGCAGTTCGAGTCCCCCTACCAGGACCCCCGGGCCAACCTGGGCCAGTTCAGCTTCTACCCGAGGGAAGAGCAGTTCGGCGAGGACACCCCGCACGGGCCCTACCTCAGGGatgaccctgccctgcccttcctgccctCGGACCTGGGCTTCGTGCCTTTCCACGGTGAGATGCCCGAGCCTCACCCCCGGGAGCTGGCCGTGCAGAACGCCAAGGCCTACTTGCTGCAGACCAGCGTGGGCTGCGAACTCAGCCT GTATGAACACCTGGTGAACCTGCTGACCAAGATCCTGAACCAGCGGCCCGAGGACCCCTTGTCCATCCTGGAGTTTCTGAACCGCACCACGCAGAGCGAGTGGTTCCACCCCAAGGTGGACACGCTGCAGGACGACCCCGAGATGCAGCCCACCTTCGAGATGGCGGAGAAGCAGAAGTCGCTGTTctcgcgcggcggcggcggggagggcgagcaggagatggaggaggaggtg ACGGAGACGGTGGTGCCCAACATCATGGAGGCGGCCTTCTACTTCCAGCAGGCGGGCGTGGGCCTGAGCGCCGACGAGAGCTTCCGCATCTTCCTGGCCATGAAGCAGCTGGCCGAGCAGCAGCCGGTGCACACGTGCCGCTTCTGGGGCAAGGTGCTGGGGCTGAGCCGCAGCTACGTGGTGGCCGAGGTGGAGTTCCGGGAGGGCGAGGAggaggccgaggaggaggaggccgaggAGCTGCTGGAGGGCGGCGACGTGCTGGAGCCGCACAGCGAGGAGGAGGCCGAGGAGGACGAGGAGAAGgcggccgccgcgccgccgcAGCCCACCTGGCGGCCGCCGCCCGCCACGCCGCGCGAGGAGAGCCGCACGGGCGCCAACAAGTACCTGTACTTCGTGTGCAGCGAGCCGGGCCGCCCGTGGGCGCGCCTGCCGCACGTGACGCCGGCGCAGATCGTGCAGGCGCGCAAGATCAAGAAGTTCTTCACGGGCCACCTGGACGCGCCCGTGCTCAGCTACCCGCCCTTCCCGGGCAACGAGGCCAACTACCTGCGCGCGCAGATCGCGCGCATCTCGGCCGCCACGCACATCAGCCCGCTCGGCTTCTACCAGTTCGGGGAGGAGGAGGgcgacgaggaggaggagggcggcgcggggcgcgACTCGTTCGAGGAGAACCCGGACTTCGAGGGCATCCCCGTGCTGGAGCTGGTGGACTCCATGGCCAACTGGGTGCACCACGCGCAGCACATCCTGCCGCAG GAGAAGGCCCTGAAGcggcagctggaggaggagcagaagcTGAAGCCCGGGGGC AAGCCATAG
- the LOC133747617 gene encoding LOW QUALITY PROTEIN: radial spoke head protein 6 homolog A-like (The sequence of the model RefSeq protein was modified relative to this genomic sequence to represent the inferred CDS: inserted 1 base in 1 codon; deleted 1 base in 1 codon): protein MGDQPPDPEYPSRQPWSRQGSQGSEPRRSGELSQPQALSEEARQMLLSEARASQDSRSSLPRHSLRWSQGAGLPLNENLPMMAPDARATSLEYPTGLGFPPEFQAQGYMSEGRVSAGEHTTQLLLQQLQQGSAXLFQQFESPYQDPRANLGQFSFYPREEQFGEDTPHGPYLKDDPALPFLPSDLGFVPFHGEMPEPHPRELAVQNAKAYLLQTSVGCELSLYEHLVNLLTKILNQRPEDPLSILEFLNRTTQSEWFHPKVDTLQDDPEMQPTFEMAEKQKSLFSRGGGGEGEQEMEEEVTETVVPNIMEAAFYFQQAGVGLSADESFRIFLAMKQLAEQQPVHTCRFWGKVLGLSRSYVVAEVEFREGEEEAEEEEAEELLEGGDVLEPHSEEEAEEDEEKAAAAPPQPTWRPPPATPREESRTGANKYLYFVCSEPGRPWARLPHVTPAQIVQARKIKKFFTGHLDAPVLSYPPFPGNEANYLRAQIARISAATHISPLGFYQFGEEEGDEEEEGGAGRDSFEENPDFEGIPVLELVDSMANWVHHAQHILPQEKALKRQLEEEQKLKPGGKP from the exons ATGGGGGACCAGCCGCCTGACCCCGAGTACCCCTCCCGCCAGCCCTGGAGCCGGCAGGGTTCCCAGGGCTCGGAGCCGCGGCGCAGCGGGGAGCTCTcgcagccccaggccctgtcgGAGGAGGCGCGGCAGATGCTGCTGTCCGAGGCGCGGGCCAGCCAGGACAGCCGCTCCAGCCTCCCCCGGCACAGCCTCCGCTGGTCCCAGGGCGCCGGGCTGCCCCTAAACGAGAACCTGCCCATGATGGCCCCGGACGCC CGGGCGACCAGCCTGGAGTACCCCACGGGGCTGGGCTTCCCCCCGGAGTTCCAGGCCCAGGGCTACATGAGCGAGGGCAGGGTCTCGGCCGGCGAGCACACcacccagctgctgctgcagcagctccagcaggGCTCGG GCCTCTTCCAGCAGTTCGAGTCCCCCTACCAGGACCCCCGGGCCAACCTGGGCCAGTTCAGCTTCTACCCGAGGGAAGAGCAGTTCGGCGAGGACACCCCGCACGGGCCCTACCTCAAGGatgaccctgccctgcccttcctgccctCGGACCTGGGCTTCGTGCCTTTCCACGGGGAGATGCCCGAGCCTCACCCCCGGGAGCTGGCCGTGCAGAACGCCAAGGCCTACTTGCTGCAGACCAGCGTGGGCTGCGAACTCAGCCT GTATGAACACCTGGTGAACCTGCTGACCAAGATCCTGAACCAGCGGCCCGAGGACCCCTTGTCCATCCTGGAGTTTCTGAACCGCACCACGCAGAGCGAGTGGTTCCACCCCAAGGTGGACACGCTGCAGGACGACCCCGAGATGCAGCCCACCTTCGAGATGGCGGAGAAGCAGAAGTCGCTGTTctcgcgcggcggcggcggggagggcgagcaggagatggaggaggaggtg ACGGAGACGGTGGTGCCCAACATCATGGAGGCGGCCTTCTACTTCCAGCAGGCGGGCGTGGGCCTGAGCGCCGACGAGAGCTTCCGCATCTTCCTGGCCATGAAGCAGCTGGCCGAGCAGCAGCCGGTGCACACGTGCCGCTTCTGGGGCAAGGTGCTGGGGCTGAGCCGCAGCTACGTGGTGGCCGAGGTGGAGTTCCGGGAGGGCGAGGAggaggccgaggaggaggaggccgaggAGCTGCTGGAGGGCGGCGACGTGCTGGAGCCGCACAGCGAGGAGGAGGCCGAGGAGGACGAGGAGAAGgcggccgccgcgccgccgcAGCCCACCTGGCGGCCGCCGCCCGCCACGCCGCGCGAGGAGAGCCGCACGGGCGCCAACAAGTACCTGTACTTCGTGTGCAGCGAGCCGGGCCGCCCGTGGGCGCGCCTGCCGCACGTGACGCCGGCGCAGATCGTGCAGGCGCGCAAGATCAAGAAGTTCTTCACGGGCCACCTGGACGCGCCCGTGCTCAGCTACCCGCCCTTCCCGGGCAACGAGGCCAACTACCTGCGCGCGCAGATCGCGCGCATCTCGGCCGCCACGCACATCAGCCCGCTCGGCTTCTACCAGTTCGGGGAGGAGGAGGgcgacgaggaggaggagggcggcgcggggcgcgACTCGTTCGAGGAGAACCCGGACTTCGAGGGCATCCCCGTGCTGGAGCTGGTGGACTCCATGGCCAACTGGGTGCACCACGCGCAGCACATCCTGCCGCAG GAGAAGGCCCTGAAGcggcagctggaggaggagcagaagcTGAAGCCCGGGGGC AAGCCATAG
- the LOC133747618 gene encoding LOW QUALITY PROTEIN: radial spoke head protein 6 homolog A-like (The sequence of the model RefSeq protein was modified relative to this genomic sequence to represent the inferred CDS: inserted 2 bases in 2 codons; deleted 1 base in 1 codon): MGDQPPDPEYPSRQPWSRQGSQGSEPRRSGELSQPQALSEEARQMLLSEARASQDSRSRRRLPLNENLPMMAPDARATSLEYPTGLGFPPEFQAQGYMSEGRVSAGEHTTQLLLQQLQQGSGGLFQQFEXPYQDPRANLGQFSFYPREEQFGEDTPHGPYLRDDPALPFLPSDLGFVPFHGEMPEPHPXELAVQNAKAYLLQTSVGCELSLYEHLVNLLTKILNQRPEDPLSILEFLNRTTQSEWFHPKVDTLQDDPEMQPTFEMAEKQKSLFSRGGGGEGEQEMEEEVTETVVPNIMEAAFYFQQAGVGLSADESFRIFLAMKQLAEQQPVHTCRFWGKVLGLSRSYVVAEVEFREGEEEAEEEEAEELLEGGDVLEPHSEEEAEEDEEKAAAAPPQPTWRPPPATPREESRTGANKYLYFVCSEPGRPWARLPHVTPAQIVQARKIKKFFTGHLDAPVLSYPPFPGNEANYLRAQIARISAATHISPLGFYQFGEEEGDEEEEGGAGRDSFEENPDFEGIPVLELVDSMANWVHHAQHILPQVGAGQTPRRERIGASERAFQNLCSGFPGAWAPPAPSSTSSSSSSSSSSSSSSSSSPSSSSSARPGPPPAEEAIDFRDEGPECETPGIFISVDGDSGLSEAALLDSSLEGPLPKEAAASGKEERSPQALAPAADEAVKTLSPAAEEAGEPEAKGHS; this comes from the exons ATGGGGGACCAGCCGCCTGACCCCGAGTACCCCTCCCGCCAGCCCTGGAGCCGGCAGGGTTCCCAGGGCTCGGAGCCGCGGCGCAGCGGGGAGCTCTcgcagccccaggccctgtcgGAGGAGGCGCGGCAGATGCTGCTGTCCGAGGCGCGGGCCAGCCAGGACAGCCGCTCCA GGCGCCGGCTGCCCCTAAACGAGAACCTGCCCATGATGGCCCCGGACGCCCGGGCGACCAGCCTGGAGTACCCCACGGGGCTGGGCTTCCCCCCGGAGTTCCAGGCCCAGGGCTACATGAGCGAGGGCAGGGTCTCGGCCGGCGAGCACACcacccagctgctgctgcagcagctccagcaggGCTCCGGCGGCCTCTTCCAGCAGTTCG TCCCCTACCAGGACCCCCGGGCCAACCTGGGCCAGTTCAGCTTCTACCCGAGGGAAGAGCAGTTCGGCGAGGACACCCCGCACGGGCCCTACCTCAGGGatgaccctgccctgcccttcctgccctCGGACCTGGGCTTCGTGCCTTTCCACGGGGAGATGCCCGAGCCTCACC GGGAGCTGGCCGTGCAGAACGCCAAGGCCTACTTGCTGCAGACCAGCGTGGGCTGCGAACTCAGCCT GTATGAACACCTGGTGAACCTGCTGACCAAGATCCTGAACCAGCGGCCCGAGGACCCCTTGTCCATCCTGGAGTTTCTGAACCGCACCACGCAGAGCGAGTGGTTCCACCCCAAGGTGGACACGCTGCAGGACGACCCCGAGATGCAGCCCACCTTCGAGATGGCGGAGAAGCAGAAGTCGCTGTTctcgcgcggcggcggcggggagggcgagcaggagatggaggaggaggtg ACGGAGACGGTGGTGCCCAACATCATGGAGGCGGCCTTCTACTTCCAGCAGGCGGGCGTGGGCCTGAGCGCCGACGAGAGCTTCCGCATCTTCCTGGCCATGAAGCAGCTGGCCGAGCAGCAGCCGGTGCACACGTGCCGCTTCTGGGGCAAGGTGCTGGGGCTGAGCCGCAGCTACGTGGTGGCCGAGGTGGAGTTCCGGGAGGGCGAGGAggaggccgaggaggaggaggccgaggAGCTGCTGGAGGGCGGCGACGTGCTGGAGCCGCACAGCGAGGAGGAGGCCGAGGAGGACGAGGAGAAGgcggccgccgcgccgccgcAGCCCACCTGGCGGCCGCCGCCCGCCACC CCGCGCGAGGAGAGCCGCACGGGCGCCAACAAGTACCTGTACTTCGTGTGCAGCGAGCCGGGCCGCCCGTGGGCGCGCCTGCCGCACGTGACGCCGGCGCAGATCGTGCAGGCGCGCAAGATCAAGAAGTTCTTCACGGGCCACCTGGACGCGCCCGTGCTCAGCTACCCGCCCTTCCCGGGCAACGAGGCCAACTACCTGCGCGCGCAGATCGCGCGCATCTCGGCCGCCACGCACATCAGCCCGCTCGGCTTCTACCAGTTCGGGGAGGAGGAGGgcgacgaggaggaggagggcggcgcggggcgcgACTCGTTCGAGGAGAACCCGGACTTCGAGGGCATCCCCGTGCTGGAGCTGGTGGACTCCATGGCCAACTGGGTGCACCACGCGCAGCACATCCTGCCGCAGGTGGGCGCCGGCCAGACCCCCCGGAGGGAGCGCATAGGGGCTTCCGAGCGAGCCTTCCAGAATCTTTGCTcgggttt CCCGGGGGCGTGGGCGCCTCCCGCCCCATCTTCCACCTCCTCGTCATCCtcttcgtcctcctcctcctcgtcctcgtcctcctcctctccgtcctcctcctcctcggcccgGCCGGGCCCTCCCCCGGCGGAAGAAGCCATAGATTTCCGGGACGAGGGGCCCGAGTGCGAGACCCCCGGCATCTTCATCAGCGTGGATGGGGACTCGGGGCTGAGTGAGGCCGCGCTGCTGGACTCCAGCCTCGAGGGGCCCCTGCCCAAG GAGGCGGCGGCCAGCGGGAAGGAGGAGCGGAGCCCCCAGGCCCTCGCCCCTGCAGCCGACGAGGCCGTGAAGACCCTCAGCCCTGCCGCCGAGGAAGCGGGGGAGCCCGAGGCCAAGGGGCACAGCTGA
- the RSPH6A gene encoding radial spoke head protein 6 homolog A, producing MGDQPPDPEYPSRQPWSRQGSQGSEPRRSGELSQPQALSEEARQMLLSEARASQDSRSSLPRHSLRWSQGAGLPLNENLPMMAPDARATSLEYPTGLGFPPEFQAQGYMSEGRVSAGEHTTQLLLQQLQQGSGGLFQQFESPYQDPRANLGQFSFYPREEQFGEDTPHGPYLRDDPALPFLPSDLGFVPFHGEMPEPHPRELAVQNAKAYLLQTSVGCELSLYEHLVNLLTKILNQRPEDPLSILEFLNRTTQSEWFHPKVDTLQDDPEMQPTFEMAEKQKSLFSRGGGGEGEQEMEEEVTETVVPNIMEAAFYFQQAGVGLSADESFRIFLAMKQLAEQQPVHTCRFWGKVLGLSRSYVVAEVEFREGEEEAEEEEAEELLEGGDVLEPHSEEEAEEDEEKAAAAPPQPTWRPPPATPREESRTGANKYLYFVCSEPGRPWARLPHVTPAQIVQARKIKKFFTGHLDAPVLSYPPFPGNEANYLRAQIARISAATHISPLGFYQFGEEEGDEEEEGGAGRDSFEENPDFEGIPVLELVDSMANWVHHAQHILPQGRCTWVNPLQKTEEEEELGEEEEKADEGVEEVEQEVGPPLLTPLSEDAEIMHMSPWTTRLSCSLCPQYSVAIVRSNLWPGAYTYAIGKKFENIYIGWGHKYSPDNFNPALPAPIQHEYPSGPEITEMSDPTVEEEQALKAAQEQALAATEEEEEDEEEDEDEETDD from the exons ATGGGGGACCAGCCGCCTGACCCCGAGTACCCCTCCCGCCAGCCCTGGAGCCGGCAGGGTTCCCAGGGCTCGGAGCCGCGGCGCAGCGGGGAGCTCTcgcagccccaggccctgtcgGAGGAGGCGCGGCAGATGCTGCTGTCCGAGGCGCGGGCCAGCCAGGACAGCCGCTCCAGCCTCCCCCGGCACAGCCTCCGCTGGTCCCAGGGCGCCGGGCTGCCCCTAAACGAGAACCTGCCCATGATGGCCCCGGACGCCCGGGCGACCAGCCTGGAGTACCCCACGGGGCTGGGCTTCCCCCCGGAGTTCCAGGCCCAGGGCTACATGAGCGAGGGCAGGGTCTCGGCCGGCGAGCACACcacccagctgctgctgcagcagctccagcaggGCTCCGGCGGCCTCTTCCAGCAGTTCGAGTCCCCCTACCAGGACCCCCGGGCCAACCTGGGCCAGTTCAGCTTCTACCCGAGGGAAGAGCAGTTCGGCGAGGACACCCCGCACGGGCCCTACCTCAGGGatgaccctgccctgcccttcctgccctCGGACCTGGGCTTCGTGCCTTTCCACGGGGAGATGCCCGAGCCTCACCCCCGGGAGCTGGCCGTGCAGAACGCCAAGGCCTACTTGCTGCAGACCAGCGTGGGCTGCGAACTCAGCCT GTATGAACACCTGGTGAACCTGCTGACCAAGATCCTGAACCAGCGGCCCGAGGACCCCTTGTCCATCCTGGAGTTTCTGAACCGCACCACGCAGAGCGAGTGGTTCCACCCCAAGGTGGACACGCTGCAGGACGACCCCGAGATGCAGCCCACCTTCGAGATGGCGGAGAAGCAGAAGTCGCTGTTctcgcgcggcggcggcggggagggcgagcaggagatggaggaggaggtg ACGGAGACGGTGGTGCCCAACATCATGGAGGCGGCCTTCTACTTCCAGCAGGCGGGCGTGGGCCTGAGCGCCGACGAGAGCTTCCGCATCTTCCTGGCCATGAAGCAGCTGGCCGAGCAGCAGCCGGTGCACACGTGCCGCTTCTGGGGCAAGGTGCTGGGGCTGAGCCGCAGCTACGTGGTGGCCGAGGTGGAGTTCCGGGAGGGCGAGGAggaggccgaggaggaggaggccgaggAGCTGCTGGAGGGCGGCGACGTGCTGGAGCCGCACAGCGAGGAGGAGGCCGAGGAGGACGAGGAGAAGgcggccgccgcgccgccgcAGCCCACCTGGCGGCCGCCGCCCGCCACGCCGCGCGAGGAGAGCCGCACGGGCGCCAACAAGTACCTGTACTTCGTGTGCAGCGAGCCGGGCCGCCCGTGGGCGCGCCTGCCGCACGTGACGCCGGCGCAGATCGTGCAGGCGCGCAAGATCAAGAAGTTCTTCACGGGCCACCTGGACGCGCCCGTGCTCAGCTACCCGCCCTTCCCGGGCAACGAGGCCAACTACCTGCGCGCGCAGATCGCGCGCATCTCGGCCGCCACGCACATCAGCCCGCTCGGCTTCTACCAGTTCGGGGAGGAGGAGGgcgacgaggaggaggagggcggcgcggggcgcgACTCGTTCGAGGAGAACCCGGACTTCGAGGGCATCCCCGTGCTGGAGCTGGTGGACTCCATGGCCAACTGGGTGCACCACGCGCAGCACATCCTGCCGCAG ggccgcTGCACGTGGGTGAACCCTCTgcagaagacagaggaagaggaggagctgggtgaggaggaagagaaggcggacgagggggtggaggaggtggagcaggaggtgggacCCCCGCTGCTGACGCCGCTCTCGGAAGATGCAG AGATCATGCACATGTCCCCCTGGACCACCCGCCTGTCCTGCAGCCTCTGCCCGCAGTACTCCGTGGCCATCGTGCGCTCCAACCTCTGGCCAGGCGCCTACACCTACGCCATTGGCAA GAAGTTCGAGAACATCTACATCGGCTGGGGCCACAAGTACAGCCCGGACAACTTCAACCCGGCCCTGCCAGCCCCCATCCAGCATGAGTACCCCAGCGGCCCCGAGATCACCGAGATGAGCGACCCCACGGTGGAGGAGGAGCAGGCGCTCAAGGCGGCCCAGGAGCAAGCCCTGGCCGccacggaggaggaggaggaggacgaggaggaagaCGAAGACGAGGAGACGGATGACTGA